From the Streptomyces sp. NBC_01551 genome, one window contains:
- a CDS encoding DUF6247 family protein, with the protein MTAQPIHFDGPGGEKPRQVPPMPERTPQALRLAIQEHAPHLLPDFEAHWRRAIGDAFNLTPVPAFMRLWWTQYAIARDPGLEAHLRDLEAAAAKSEDPEESARLLAEYSRLRRQAAVVEPGR; encoded by the coding sequence ATGACAGCGCAGCCCATCCACTTCGACGGCCCCGGCGGCGAGAAGCCCCGCCAGGTGCCGCCGATGCCCGAACGCACCCCACAGGCCCTGCGCCTGGCCATCCAGGAACACGCCCCGCATCTGCTGCCGGACTTCGAGGCCCACTGGCGCCGCGCGATCGGCGACGCCTTCAACCTCACCCCGGTACCGGCCTTCATGCGCCTGTGGTGGACCCAGTACGCCATCGCCCGCGACCCCGGACTGGAAGCCCACCTGCGCGACCTCGAAGCCGCCGCCGCGAAGTCCGAGGACCCCGAGGAGTCCGCCCGGCTCCTGGCCGAGTACAGCCGGCTGCGCCGCCAAGCGGCTGTTGTGGAGCCCGGTCGGTGA
- a CDS encoding type II toxin-antitoxin system Phd/YefM family antitoxin, translating into MEPKTYTTIDLRKQMGEILDRTRIAGEPAAITRKGKTLAYLVPAEWFEQYMAQRPSAPGADQNAA; encoded by the coding sequence ATGGAGCCGAAGACGTACACGACGATCGACCTCCGCAAGCAGATGGGCGAGATCCTCGACCGCACCCGGATCGCGGGGGAACCCGCCGCGATCACCCGCAAGGGCAAGACCCTGGCCTACCTCGTGCCGGCTGAGTGGTTCGAGCAGTACATGGCACAGCGTCCGTCGGCCCCCGGCGCCGACCAGAACGCCGCCTGA